The sequence GAaggcagtgtttttctttctcgCTTCTCCTTTGAACCAAAAAGTtgtattttggtctcatctgtccataaagCATTACTCCAGTAGCTTGTAGGCTTGTCCACATTTTCTGCAGCAAGCTGTAGACAGAgagtaatgttttttttggaaagcagtggctttctctttacaACCCTGGCATGCACACCACtgctgttcagtgttctcctgatggtggacatTAACATAAGCCAGTGTGAGATGGGCTTTTAGTTGCTTAGAGGTTACCTTGGTTCTTTTGTGACTTCGCGGATAATAACACGCCTTGCACTTGAAGTGATCTTTGGTGGTCTCTTGGGGAGAGCAACAATAGTCTGAaacttcctccatttgtacacaatctgcctgactgtggattggtgcagtccaaactctttagggatggttttgtagcctttcccaaTACAATGAGCATCAACAGTTCAGTTTCTGAGGTCCTCTGAAATGTCCTTTGTCCGTGACATGATACATAGATACTGCAGAAACATGTTTAAAGATGAAGCCCTCGACAGAACCCTGTTCTTGTAAAACAAGAACATCAAGTGACACATTGACTGGCAACACCTGATTCTGGTCTCACCTTCAAATTACCTGCTAGGTTCACACAcctttgccactcacagatatgtaatactGGGTCatcttcctcaataaataaatgaccaagtatgataTTTTTCTCTTGTTTGTTTAGCTGGGTTCTTcatatctacttttaggattcgtctcaaaatctgatgatgattTAAGTCGTACTTAAGTCGTACATGCAGGAATGTGGAAAATTCTGACGGGCTCAGTAACTTTCAAGTGCTGCTGGAATAGTCAGCCCCTGCAGTCGCCCTTCTCTTGCAGACTAGTAGACCTTCACTGGTGtccttactgtatatactgaggAGACCAAAATGGCACAACCTACTGGAAGTCAATTGCCAAATTTCAAAATCCATTAATATTCTTATGGACATCATTCTTCTACTTTGCTTCTCCTTTTATTATACACAAGGGACTTTGTCCCCTgttcactttgctcgccaaccatCTTCCCGGGCCTGCGCTatacgccagccactttgtgtctctgccgctcgtgttgtgaagaggggggctgaagcaccccaaggagacacagtcgctcctctgaaaccccctcttaaacggtgatacaatgggaaacaaatagtttttttttctttttttttacctcctctttgctcgatcagctgctggcttactgctgctgccatgccgcgtgatctgcatcttgcgcagcactttgaacatttaaaagcctgtacagcagctgtcctttggtctcTCTTCTCCCCTAGACATCacctgctcctgttgggggtcccactcCCAAGGTgcacccctatgaagaggaagattttctattcttttaattgagagatggaacaGTTCCCTCCAACTAACCacagagctcgattcactcctgaaagagacttatgtttgtttgaaatgtCTGAATAACATTTCTGTCTCTAAACTCTCCTGTGtgtctgtgcaactctgtgacccaagcgtgacagcgtatgtggatttcactttcaccaaacaacaaatcttttaattctcacggatatgcctcttcattgggaagtgaggtatatggccggcttgtcatcccggccaatacccccaggccgccagatggagccctccctgcagtatggaggttccctgaagaccagcagggaatcatggactataaAGTTTTTATACACGGCCCTACTGAATACAACAGGGGctacaagagggagctgcagggaggaccgaagaatcatatgtgccctataacccggaagtgcgtcataggaagagcgacaacagaagtgacgtacttccggggtgaagaaaagaacttgtacctgacccggaagtgataaagaatcacatggactggggattgggaacacttctgggtcagggaagaTAAAAGgtctgtgggagctcccagacggcaagctgggctgggtggaagggtggcaacgcatctgggagtggtggagagtattattgttagtgatttgtgattgttatatgagtatagtggaggagagggtgctttgtgcactgttgcatttaaataaaatcaacctttggactttttcctggtgtctgaagtcttggacaggggttcaagggagcgatactgcccctaTCTTTCACAGAAGTAACACTACCttaccctgatggcaacatgaatcagACGATCTTCAAGTCAccgacttaaaagtttaaagctgaacaataactacatacttctgtcatatcgcctatgtccatatattcaatctcttttcgctgttctgttatttcaccgagtaataatttccatttgtttgcgctaatttGATCTTTACCAACagctttttgagactttcgaattttagtacgtTCATTAtcgctaacctgctctgcatgtgtatcacgccaacgtttttgaattctttacgatattctactttgtcatctactctttgtcttttatttgcggtcgcgggcgtggttaaatctcttggcacaaagtctcgtcttgcgggacgtgaaagtgtctctcttcccaagatttttttattataacagagagatttgttttttgtgattaGGCCATATCACTTTGTGACAAAGCATTTTGTGGGCTCTGCCAGGAGGGACGGCATGTTTGAAACAAGCAGAAATGCTCACCCAGGTTTTCCAGCGGAGCCTCAAAGTGTAGATTTCTTGGGACATCATAGAGGTTGTGACAGCCCACTTGTTAAGAGAAGACAAAGATCGGCTTAATCAGGCGACCAATCAGCCCAGGAGAGGACAAAAACAGCATCTAACCTACCAGCAGGTCCGGGTGAGGTGGCTTTCAGAACAGACTTCGGTACATCATAAAGGTTGGCCTCTTCTGATGGATGCTGATCCTCatctgaaatgaaaatgcagcacAAGATCTACTGTATCATGtgtcagtgtgagtctgtgtgaTGAACAGCAGGCCCTGACTGGAATTATGAGTGACACCAGCAGTCAGAAACAGAAGACAGAGAAACCTGGATTGAAGTTAGTCTTCTAAAGCAATGAGCAGCACTAACCAAAGTACCACGATGCCAAACTCTGGCCTGCAATTTCATCCTGGGTGCGACGTTAATCTgccagcaggtcctccaacttacagggaaaactggggggttggtggcaggattggcgctccagccaccataaaaaaactcccactgttccagtgtgctgctgaggtgccacccgctgcactcgggtcccaatccaggtggttcattgtgtggtgggtgcagcaacacactaaCCTCTGCAATTTAGGTGGACAAAGCTGTACCTCCTGAAGCAGGAGAACCTCCTCTAGTTGTTAATCATTCAAGGCATTGACTGGAGAAACGTAACAAGACTCACGACTACCCCTTGACCAGACTGGCTGTATAGAAGAGGAGAGCAGTTAAGTAGAACTCAGTGCCAAACCTCTCCATGTTCAGCAGCAATAAGGTCTTTCTGAAGAGACCATGGAACAGTTAGCACCTACTCCTGTTGGTTATCTTTACAGAATTAGACCCACTTAAAAACATTCCAGgaaagaattttgaaaatggcAAAGTAACACTTTGAGGTACTTCTAAATTGCTGTAATCTCACATCCATTTATCTTGCCATCCTGGACAGTCCTAGAAGCTAAAATGTGCACAAGCAGTTGGTCTTCCCAGGTTACCTGAGGCGTTCAGGTCCCTTGCTTGTCCTGGGTGGCACGGCGGACAGACTCCAAATTCTGCTGTGTCCTGGAGAGTGCTGACTTGCGTGCCAATGAGTGCCCTCTCCTTAAGCTCGGGTATGTCATGCCTGAGAAAGAGACAAGAACATCAAACGTTTGTACAGCGAAAGCCACCCACCCCACCGCCACCTTCACCCCTCTACTCACCATGTGCAGCCTGACTGGTTGTGGCCTGGTCCAGGAAGCTGCATGGCTTTCCACAGGAACTCCATCCACACGGATCTCAGCTGCTCTGTTTCTGCTGACTGAGGAGAAGTGGAAGATGTGAAAACTGAGCCACACCTTCAAAAAGTGCGATAAATGAGTTGGATTCTTTGTAACTTTGTAACAGTTTTCATATCGTTTAGGATTTTTGGCTGTAAGGAATGGTGAGTGAAATAAATCAATGATCATAAATGGCAGCAACAGAATCCACTTTCATGTTCTAGAATGTTTTGGCAGATCTTCACCTTAGGAAACATATGAAGGTTCATGTAACGTAACGTTCTTCAAccaacttaatccaatttagagtcattGGGTGGCCAAGCATATCCAAGCAGCAATAAGTTCAAGTCAGGATAGGAAAGTAAATCAACAAATTAAGCAAGAACATGGGGGGTACAAACCCAGTGTCTTACTGGACTTGAAGCTATCTGAGGCCAAAGAATGGCATTCATCTTCAAAGATGCCATGACAAATGGAACCATGTTTTTATGGAAGGAAAGATATGTTTCCCCGTCTCCTTTTGAATGCTTCTTGAGGATTATTAAGGATTGTTTCGAGTCTAGGCTTTCCCTATTGGGGGCTTCTGGTTTGAGTAAAAGTCCATTTTGATGATTTAGGATTTAGGATTCAAAGCCTCATTTTGGCATCTTAAGAGGGCCTTAGGCTCGATTTCAGAGGTTTAGGCCTTactttcacaataaataaataaataaaatcacacaaTTAGAGGAGAAAATGTATAAGAAGAATctgtagggtggtccagatctaattatgcaattttcaatacgctataatttattaagtttattacatagaaaatcacctgaaaaatccagacccatcgagaagtgtgagaactgatgacatgaaaaaTCGTATTTGCGCCAAACtagaatcatccccacataaatcaaagtcatccagacgatctggaacTGCATAgtcagatctggaccaccctgtataaataaataacacactcCTGAtagtggcatacagagccaaataGCTGTGACCTATCATGTCAAACGCCATTTTCTGTTTACTTCTCTAGTGTTCTTACAGAGGAACTTGACGTAACTTTTGGACTTTCTTAACAGGAGGGTAATCCTGCCTTCAAGAAATGTGGAATTTAAATGAATTGATAACTCAGTGACTTCTTCTAAACCTGCCTATTGCTAATTTAGATATGATGCGGCCtttaagtgaataaactgtgtaacCAAGACTATATtatagagcagtgtttctcaaccactgggccCCGATTGTATTGTTCATAACAATAAGTGGTATTGTTGGTGTTGGTATTGTTCATAATAAGAAGTGGGTTGCAAGTTGGTTGTGCAGTCTGTCATGGTGGGTCCCCTCCATTCTTATGTTTGTGCTCAGTTCACCAAGAGGAAGACCCCTTGGGGGAAAAAGTGGGTTGCGACAATAGAAAGGTTAACAAAAATTGTTGTAGAGCTCATAAAAGAGAAACAATTAGATGCaattgtgtgtatttaaacaggagtttagaaaaattgtttggggaaacTAAATGCAGGCACAAGGTCATTCACGCACAGGTCACAAGGACTAACAACATCTTGCTGTCAGGAGATTAGAAGTGGAAAAGCTGTGGAGGGTGACTTCATATATAAGAGGGTGAACTGTGAATGAACAATGAATGCACAGGCCATCGGGAGAGGCAAAGGTTTAGGGGACATTGTGGGCCGAGTCTGAAACAACTTTAGAACAGGAGAAAAGAGAGGAATTGGATCTGCTCTTCTTTCGAAGCAGCAGCTAAACAAACTGACaggaataaaaaatgtgttttaacacAGAATTCTGGGACATGTTTACGCAAATAGATAAGAACTCtgggaaaaatatacaaatgtaaagCAAATGTTAAAAACTAGTGTTATTATCTATTAGACTACTACGGGGCTTTGCCCCCCTGCTTGccttgctcgccaaccccccggcctacGCTGCACatcagccacttcgcatctctgccacttcgcgtctctggatttcactttcacgatctttactatcatttttttgagattttcgaaTTTTTGCACTTTCAtaacctctaacctgctctgcatgtgtattgcaccaacgtttttgaacctctgtactactttctactttgtcttctactctttgtcttttatttctgaccccgcttggagctgagggcgcaggaactgtgtctgacaatagctgtcacacgaatgagaagtgagtggaccgtgGGCACACCAgctacttcacgtctctgctgctcgcgtatgtggatttcactttccccaaacaccaaatcttttaattctcgcagctgtccttttgtctcactgccttgtctctcttctcccccagacatcacctgctcctgttgggggtcctgctCCCAAGGTGCACCCCtaagaagaggaagattttctattcttttaaatgCGAGATGGAACAGTCCCATCCAACTAAACACAGAGCTCAATTCACTCCTGGAAGAGACCTGtgtttgtttgaaatgtttgaa comes from Polypterus senegalus isolate Bchr_013 chromosome 17, ASM1683550v1, whole genome shotgun sequence and encodes:
- the LOC120517875 gene encoding uncharacterized protein LOC120517875 isoform X2; the encoded protein is MWHGKADTGRQNAQHSDMSQEEPADLVFEGFLKKRKDKMKMTWMTYWFRLHNCTLFFYTKKNGDASHLRGQYYVYTSAETEQLRSVWMEFLWKAMQLPGPGHNQSGCTWHDIPELKERALIGTQVSTLQDTAEFGVCPPCHPGQARDLNASDEDQHPSEEANLYDVPKSVLKATSPGPAVGCHNLYDVPRNLHFEAPLENLDTEMHLLEDIKSSLSSSNVDWINSKTESS